From Phacochoerus africanus isolate WHEZ1 chromosome 13, ROS_Pafr_v1, whole genome shotgun sequence, a single genomic window includes:
- the POMP gene encoding proteasome maturation protein, giving the protein MNARGLGSQLKDSIPVTELSASGPFESHDLLRKGFSCVRNELLPSHPLELSEKNFQLNQDKMNFSTLRNIQGLFAPLKLQMEFKAVQQVQRLPFLPSSNLSLDILRGNDETIGFEDILNDPSQSELMGEPHLMVEYKLGLL; this is encoded by the exons ATG AATGCCCGAGGACTTGGATCTCAGCTAAAGGACAGTATTCCAGTTACTGAACTTTCAGCAAGTGGACCTTTTGAAAGTCATGATCTTCTTCGAAAAGG cttttcttgtGTCAGAAATGAACTTTTGCCCAGTCATCCTCTtgaattatcagaaaaaaat TTCCAGCTCAACCAAGataaaatgaacttttccaccCTGAGAAACATCCAGGGTCTGTTTGCTCCCCTCAAACTACAAATGGAATTCAAGGCAGTACAGCAG GTTCAGCGTCTTCCATTTCTTCCAAGCTCAAACCTGTCCCTGGATATTTTGCGGGGTAATGATGAGACTATTGGATTTGAAGATATTCTTAATG accCGTCACAAAGTGAACTAATGGGAGAACCACATTTGATGGTTGAATATAAACTCGGTTTACTGTAA